A stretch of DNA from Tigriopus californicus strain San Diego chromosome 8, Tcal_SD_v2.1, whole genome shotgun sequence:
TCTCATTTGAGACAGACACAAGTTGTAAATGCCATCGGGCCCCAAACCGAGAACTATCCGATCCGGGATCACGCTTCATTGCTCCAGAATGCTCCATTCATAAAAAGTGAAGATACTGCCAAGATTGGCGGTGGTGAGCCCCTGGACTCGGGAGATCAGTTGCCGGAGGGTGTCCGTGAACGCTTCCAAACCTTGGAGAAGAAACTGATTCTGGAGAGGGGCCAACCTGTACCCAAGGATGTGTATGCTCGATTAAAGCTCTTGGAAGATCATGTCCGAAGACTGGAAGGCACGTCTCCGGAGTATTTAGATCTCTTTCAGGGGAGAATGGTCGTGAAAGCGGAAAATGATAGTCGTGATCGTGAAGCCAACGAAGAACGCCGAGAGGTTTTGGCACAATCCTTGACTGGCTTGAATACGAGAATTCAAGAACTGCAAGCATCCCTGAGAGTCAAGTCTGAACCCACAgacaaatgatgatgatgattattctAGTTTGGCATAGAGATTAATAAAtacaataaagaaatattttttatttgatgctCAAGAAAATCTGTATTCGATTTAGAACTTAATTGATTAACCGAATATGCGTAACGGCTGAAGTGAAGCCAAATTAGAGACAGAATTTTTTGTGTCATAGTTTGGGTCGTTATTCTTCTCTATTCTTCTTCCGTCTCAGGTGAGATAATAGGTATGTCGTCTTCATTGGGATCGGGAAGGATTTCCTCTTCTGGCTTTTCCACTTCTTCAGACAGTTCCTGTTTAGCAGATTTTCCAGACACGGGCCGACTTCGAGGAGCAGCTTCAatgtcttcttcctcgtcatcATCTCCATGCTCGAGATCATCCATGGTGGTGATAGTGTCGTCGTCGACTTGCTCCTTGTAATTGTCGTCCGCAGACGCATCCGCCAAAAGAGCCTTTCTTCGCATCAAAATCCCGCCTGTTAAAGCCGTTCGGAACCGATTCGACATCAATCCGatgaaaacgaagaagaacaTGCCCATGAACGCATTCATCACTTGGAAGGCCGGATAGAAATCCGGAAACTCGTGTGTGGGGAAACGCATGTAGGCAAACGGAAACCATGACCAAGTGAGCCCATACAGGAGGACAAACATTCCCAAGCCCTTGGCCAAGGATCCCAATTCCTCAACCATGCTCTCCTTCCTCATGGCTGGGGTGTTGATATTGCACACAATAATCGTGATCAAAAAGACGGAAAGGATACCAAAAATGGCCACCGGAATGTAGAAGGCCTCCTTGACTTCATTAGCCCATCCGACCATGCACCGAGGATCGGTGCCCATCTCCTGAAGATGCAAGTAGATGGACAGACCCATGTGGAACAAAGGCACACCGTAACCGAAACAAAGGTACGTCCGGGTGTGCCCTCCGATGATGCCGGAAATGATGGCCTTAAACATGGCGTAGCATTCCATGGTGATGAACACGGAGAGGCCCGAGTAAAAGAAGAGAATGAGCAAACCAATCGCCGAGCAGGAATCTCGATCATCCCGTATTCCATTCACCTCCGAGATGAGCATGAAAATGTGACCGAACAGTAAGCAGAAGGCCATGTTGACCGCAATCAGGTGGAACATCTCCCATAGGTATCTAGAatatcatattcaagccagTCCAATCACATCTGTTCAAAGTTTTCAGAACGCTTGTACTTACGTTGAAGAAAGAACCACCCCGATGAAGATCAACAGCAAGATGATGGAGACGGCATAACCGATGAATTTAACAATGTTCAACCAGGTCTCGTCGTCTTCGGCGTGTGGAACGTCCTCGATCTCGGCCACAATGGCATAAATGCCCAGCTTGGTGGCATAACACGTGGCTTGAGCGTCATCCGCCTTGACCAAGGTCACTCCACGTGTGTCCCAAGCCCCAAAAGGTCCAATGTCCTCATTCCATATCACGCAATGCCGGTTGGTGACTCGTTTATCGTCAAAGCTGTCGTAGTAGCTGGTGAGTTTCCGTCCAAAGTCGTGATTGCGTTTGGATTTGATGGCAAACGTGATGATGAACGGGTCCTTGATCGCCAATTTGGGATCAATCTCGCATCGCTCGCTGAACTTGTTTGCGGTTGGAGACTCGGGTTCAGTGTCCATTTGGTTGGCTGTGATATCCAGAGTGATCACACGGCTATCCAACTCGATGTGATTGGCAAATATGGATCTAGAAAAAAAGGCCCATTGAACGGGCTCAATGATTTTGTGAGAGACTAACGGTGGATTACTCTTACGATGGGTTCTTCCGTCCATGATCGGGGAAAGTGTCGCTGATCATCCCAACGAAATTGATATCCTTCTTCTTGCACTCTTCCGTAAACAATTCACTTGaaactggaacaaaaacaatatGGATATGGGTTATTTGCCCGGAACAATGACGTTGATGATGGAATCAAATATTTACTATCAACTGATTCCGTGGGTCGATCCTGGCTTTGGGTATATCCAAAACTGGCCTTGGCCCGGGTCCATTCGGGTGTGTTCCAAttgggaaatttgaaatacccATTGGTGTGAGCCGTTCCCAATTTGCCAAAATTCGCGGACGACATCTTGAACGCTTCCATGGCAAAGTTATTGGAGGTCACCACTCGTCTGATCTCTCTTAACTTGGACTCGGGTGGAATCACGGTGTATCGCTCGATGTTGTATTTCACGTAGTTCTTCAGATTGGTCAACGTCTCAAACGGTCCAGCTTCgttcttgtcttttttcaGAGCTGTCCAACCCTCTGCATACTTGCCCTTTATTCCCATGAATTCGCCCAGGGGACTCACGGCTTTCTGAAACAGTGATATCATCTCGATTCACTTCCATTTCTACTAATGGACCACTCACTCAGGGCATAATATAACTTACCATTCGCACGTCAAACTCTCGTTTAGTGATGTAATAATTGAGAGACCCAGTGCCCGTTAGTTTTTTAGCGATCTTCATCAGATTCTTCACATCCTTAGTGGGGTCCTTTTTGGGAACTCCGGTGGTCGTTGTGGTTGAGATTGAAGTCGTGGAGGTGCTCCCATTCTCATCCTCTGTTGTGTCCGAAGGCGTGGGCGTGGTTTCGGGATAAATGTTCCTGAATTCTTCCTCCTGTTCCTCTTCTCCGTTGACGATCGATTCCATGATGTTGATGGCGGTGTCCGCTTGATTGACGTCTGCGTAGTCGATGAAGTTCAGGATCTTCAATAGATCGTCGGTACCCACATTCTCAAACACGTCCTCTGCAGGGGTAAGAGTTTGAGATTAAGCTACTTTGAAGTaagatcattttcatttgaatgttcCACGATGTTTGCAATCTGCACTTACTGTATCCTCCGAGAAAAAAGGCCTCTTCCGAAGAATTCAAGGCTCGAGCCCAGAAGGCCAATTCATCGTAAGTTCCATGACTGAATTTTCGAGCTGTATCATCTTGGGGTGTGCGATGGCATCCAATCATGATTTCGGGTTCTTCGAATTGTTCCCCATCGCTCCCAAAGACATCTTCATCAGGATGGAATGTCTGGCCAATGAGTTCCAGATTGCGGTAGAGCTGAAGGCCACCCAATTCGTGGAACTTTTTCTTCTGGACCGTGAGAAGGTCTTGAAGCTCATCCTGGTT
This window harbors:
- the LOC131884542 gene encoding uncharacterized protein LOC131884542, with amino-acid sequence MIGCHRTPQDDTARKFSHGTYDELAFWARALNSSEEAFFLGGYKDVFENVGTDDLLKILNFIDYADVNQADTAINIMESIVNGEEEQEEEFRNIYPETTPTPSDTTEDENGSTSTTSISTTTTTGVPKKDPTKDVKNLMKIAKKLTGTGSLNYYITKREFDVRMKAVSPLGEFMGIKGKYAEGWTALKKDKNEAGPFETLTNLKNYVKYNIERYTVIPPESKLREIRRVVTSNNFAMEAFKMSSANFGKLGTAHTNGYFKFPNWNTPEWTRAKASFGYTQSQDRPTESVDISSELFTEECKKKDINFVGMISDTFPDHGRKNPSSIFANHIELDSRVITLDITANQMDTEPESPTANKFSERCEIDPKLAIKDPFIITFAIKSKRNHDFGRKLTSYYDSFDDKRVTNRHCVIWNEDIGPFGAWDTRGVTLVKADDAQATCYATKLGIYAIVAEIEDVPHAEDDETWLNIVKFIGYAVSIILLLIFIGVVLSSTYLWEMFHLIAVNMAFCLLFGHIFMLISEVNGIRDDRDSCSAIGLLILFFYSGLSVFITMECYAMFKAIISGIIGGHTRTYLCFGYGVPLFHMGLSIYLHLQEMGTDPRCMVGWANEVKEAFYIPVAIFGILSVFLITIIVCNINTPAMRKESMVEELGSLAKGLGMFVLLYGLTWSWFPFAYMRFPTHEFPDFYPAFQVMNAFMGMFFFVFIGLMSNRFRTALTGGILMRRKALLADASADDNYKEQVDDDTITTMDDLEHGDDDEEEDIEAAPRSRPVSGKSAKQELSEEVEKPEEEILPDPNEDDIPIISPETEEE